One region of Oryza sativa Japonica Group chromosome 5, ASM3414082v1 genomic DNA includes:
- the LOC136356777 gene encoding prolamin PPROL 14E-like — translation MKIIFVFALLAIAACSASAQFDVLGQSYRQYQLQSPVLLQQHVLSPYNEFVRQQYGIAASPFLQSAAFQLRNNQVWQQLALVAQQSHYQDINIVQAIAQQLQLQQFGDLYFDRNLAQAQALLAFNVPSRYGIYPRYYGAPSTITTLGGVL, via the coding sequence ATGAAGATCATTTTCGTCTTTGCTCTCCTTGCTATTGCTGCATGCAGCGCCTCTGCGCAGTTTGATGTTTTAGGTCAAAGTTATAGGCAATATCAGCTGCAGTCGCCTGTCCTGCTACAGCAACATGTGCTTAGCCCATATAATGAGTTCGTAAGGCAGCAGTATGGCATAGCGGCAAGCCCCTTCTTGCAATCAGCTGCGTTTCAACTGAGAAACAACCAAGTCTGGCAACAGCTCGCGCTGGTGGCGCAACAATCTCACTATCAGGACATTAACATTGTTCAGGCCATAGCGCAGCAGCTACAACTCCAGCAGTTTGGTGATCTCTACTTTGATCGGAATCtggctcaagctcaagctctgTTGGCTTTTAACGTGCCATCTAGATATGGTATCTACCCTAGGTACTATGGTGCACCCAGTACCATTACCACCCTTGGCGGTGTCTTGTAA
- the LOC136356573 gene encoding prolamin PPROL 14E: MKIIFVFALLAIAACSASAQFDVLGQSYRQYQLQSPVLLQQQVLSPYNEFVRQQYGIAASPFLQSAAFQLRNNQVWQQLALVAQQSHYQDINIVQAIAQQLQLQQFGDLYFDRNLAQAQALLAFNVPSRYGIYPRYYGAPSTITTLGGVL; this comes from the coding sequence ATGAAGATCATTTTCGTCTTTGCTCTCCTTGCTATTGCTGCATGCAGCGCCTCTGCGCAGTTTGATGTTTTAGGTCAAAGTTATAGGCAATATCAGCTGCAGTCGCCTGTCCTGCTACAGCAACAGGTGCTTAGCCCATATAATGAGTTCGTAAGGCAGCAGTATGGCATAGCGGCAAGCCCCTTCTTGCAATCAGCTGCGTTTCAACTGAGAAACAACCAAGTCTGGCAACAGCTCGCGCTGGTGGCGCAACAATCTCACTATCAGGACATTAACATTGTTCAGGCCATAGCGCAGCAGCTACAACTCCAGCAGTTTGGTGATCTCTACTTTGATCGGAATCtggctcaagctcaagctctgTTGGCTTTTAACGTGCCATCTAGATATGGTATCTACCCTAGGTACTATGGTGCACCCAGTACCATTACCACCCTTGGCGGTGTCTTGTAA